In Rhodococcus rhodochrous, a single genomic region encodes these proteins:
- a CDS encoding SDR family oxidoreductase, with protein sequence MDLLLNNRTCLVTGGSSGIGLATVAMLLAEGANVVTCARDLDRLNTALDALPGRDRAHAAACDVRDPAAVAALVQGGYERFGGLDGLVNNAGNSRMKARAETTLDDWRDEFDLKFSSVLNTVDAALPLLRKSDAASIVNISAVLARQPETKLVTTSAARAGLLNLSKSLSLELARDGIRVNSVALGLVDTGQWRHRYENSGYTGGFDEWEAEIAADRGIGLGRFGTADEVAFHIVGLLSPRSSYVTGTSIDVCGGVARYV encoded by the coding sequence CACCGGCGGCAGCTCCGGCATCGGCCTTGCGACCGTCGCCATGTTGCTCGCGGAAGGTGCCAACGTCGTCACCTGCGCCCGCGACCTCGATCGACTGAACACTGCGCTGGACGCGTTGCCCGGCCGCGACCGGGCGCACGCCGCAGCCTGCGACGTCCGCGACCCCGCCGCGGTGGCTGCTCTCGTCCAGGGCGGATACGAGCGGTTCGGCGGACTCGACGGCCTGGTCAACAACGCCGGCAACTCGCGGATGAAGGCCCGCGCCGAGACCACCCTCGACGACTGGCGCGACGAGTTCGACCTGAAGTTCTCGAGCGTGCTCAACACCGTCGACGCAGCGCTCCCGCTGCTGCGGAAATCGGATGCGGCGTCGATCGTCAACATCTCCGCGGTGCTCGCGCGTCAGCCCGAGACCAAGCTGGTCACTACCAGCGCCGCACGGGCCGGACTGCTCAATCTGAGCAAGTCGCTGTCGCTGGAACTGGCCCGCGACGGGATCCGCGTCAACTCGGTCGCCCTCGGTCTCGTCGACACCGGCCAGTGGCGTCACCGCTACGAGAACTCCGGCTACACCGGAGGTTTCGACGAGTGGGAGGCCGAGATCGCCGCCGACCGCGGTATCGGGCTCGGACGCTTCGGCACCGCCGACGAGGTGGCCTTCCACATCGTCGGCCTGCTCTCACCCCGCTCGTCGTACGTGACGGGCACCAGCATCGACGTGTGCGGCGGTGTCGCGCGCTATGTCTGA
- a CDS encoding thiamine pyrophosphate-binding protein codes for MSERNVMTARSGNGGDLLVQVLREAGVDTVFGIVSVHNQPLVEAVSRQLRFVPVRHEATAVNAADGYARATGGLGCALTSTGTGAGNAAGSLIESLSAGTPVLHVTGQIESRFLGSGRGFIHETKDQLGMLEAVSAHAATILDTGSAGKVLREAVAHALSTPGGPASIEWPIDLQYADDYTLEPAPVTLGTPRNADRTQVEAALAAIAQARRPVIWAGGGSARAGDALTALVDRWGVPLLTSNSGRGAVPESHPLCIGNYGSSPLGRALLADADLVVSLGTHFRSNETGDYSIPMPPRHVQVDLDPAAPGRVFAADLPVVGEVGEFLSAVLGLDGLGDAVEAAWTERACETRQRVRENQRHGLGDHAVLCDAVRAVLPDDAVIARDVTIASSSWGNRLLPVYDPRSNIFPRGGGIGQGLGMAIGAALADETRPTLALVGDGGLAVHLGEVLTMAQEKPWLVLLVCNDGGYGVLRNMQTGSGQRPYAVDLTTPDFALLARAIGVEYRRIGSAGEAHPVLEGAVSLQAPAIVEVDLASYGEMPAPFTPPVTVPGT; via the coding sequence ATGTCTGAAAGGAATGTCATGACCGCACGCTCGGGTAACGGTGGGGATCTGCTGGTCCAGGTGCTGCGCGAGGCCGGTGTCGACACCGTCTTCGGCATCGTCAGCGTGCACAACCAGCCGCTGGTGGAAGCGGTGAGCCGGCAACTGCGGTTCGTGCCCGTGCGACACGAGGCGACCGCCGTCAACGCCGCCGACGGATACGCCCGTGCCACCGGAGGACTCGGCTGTGCCCTCACGAGCACCGGCACGGGGGCCGGCAACGCCGCCGGATCCCTCATCGAATCCCTCAGTGCCGGAACGCCGGTGCTCCATGTGACGGGACAGATCGAGTCGCGCTTCCTCGGCTCGGGACGCGGGTTCATCCACGAGACGAAGGACCAGCTCGGCATGCTCGAGGCGGTCTCGGCGCACGCCGCGACGATCCTCGACACCGGCAGCGCCGGAAAAGTACTGCGCGAAGCCGTCGCCCACGCGTTGTCGACACCGGGCGGACCGGCCAGCATCGAATGGCCGATCGACCTGCAGTACGCCGACGACTACACCCTCGAACCGGCACCGGTCACGCTCGGGACGCCGCGCAACGCGGACCGCACCCAGGTGGAGGCGGCGCTCGCTGCGATCGCGCAGGCCCGGCGACCGGTGATCTGGGCGGGTGGCGGGTCAGCGCGGGCAGGGGACGCGCTGACCGCCCTCGTCGACCGCTGGGGTGTGCCGCTGCTGACCAGTAACTCCGGTCGCGGCGCCGTGCCGGAGAGCCACCCGCTGTGCATCGGCAATTACGGCTCGTCGCCGCTCGGCCGGGCGCTGCTCGCCGACGCCGACCTCGTGGTCTCGCTGGGCACCCACTTCCGTTCCAACGAGACCGGCGACTATTCGATCCCGATGCCCCCGCGGCACGTGCAGGTGGACCTGGATCCGGCCGCGCCCGGCCGTGTGTTCGCCGCGGATCTGCCGGTCGTCGGCGAGGTCGGTGAATTCCTCTCGGCGGTACTGGGACTCGATGGACTCGGCGATGCCGTCGAGGCAGCGTGGACGGAACGCGCCTGCGAGACCCGGCAGCGTGTACGGGAGAACCAGCGCCACGGACTCGGTGACCACGCGGTCTTGTGCGATGCGGTGCGCGCCGTGCTGCCCGACGATGCCGTCATCGCCCGGGACGTGACGATCGCGTCGAGTTCGTGGGGCAACCGACTCCTGCCCGTCTACGACCCGCGCAGCAACATCTTCCCGCGCGGCGGCGGCATCGGGCAGGGCCTCGGCATGGCGATCGGCGCGGCCCTGGCCGACGAGACCCGGCCGACCCTGGCGCTCGTCGGGGACGGGGGACTGGCGGTGCACCTCGGTGAGGTCCTGACGATGGCGCAGGAGAAGCCGTGGCTGGTGCTCCTCGTGTGCAATGACGGCGGTTACGGCGTACTGCGCAACATGCAGACCGGCTCGGGGCAACGGCCCTACGCCGTCGACCTGACCACCCCGGACTTCGCGCTGCTCGCGCGGGCGATCGGGGTCGAGTACCGGCGCATCGGATCGGCGGGGGAGGCGCACCCGGTGCTCGAGGGTGCGGTGTCGCTGCAGGCCCCGGCGATCGTCGAGGTCGACCTGGCCTCGTACGGGGAGATGCCGGCGCCGTTCACGCCACCGGTGACGGTCCCGGGCACGTAG
- a CDS encoding PDR/VanB family oxidoreductase, which produces MAAETVDLMVRQMRVESTGVLSLRLERPDGAAVDHWTPGAHLDLHLGGGHIRQYSLCGDPDDKTGYRVAVLHEKAGRGGSRRVHEIIRPGDVVTVSAPRNNFELLPSPRYVFLAGGIGITPILAMVREADRAGVDWELHYGGRSKETMAFLDELAPYGDRVHLVAEDADGMLDLPSILGDSRPDTLVYACGPEGLLTAVESFADRWPAEAIRLERFKAREREADAAADASFTVVCERSGISATVAPEKTVLDTLEEAGVDVPNSCREGICGTCETRVLCGTPDHRDSLLSAAEQESGATMMICVSRARSTELVLDL; this is translated from the coding sequence ATGGCTGCTGAGACCGTCGACCTCATGGTCCGTCAGATGCGGGTCGAATCCACCGGAGTCCTCTCGCTCCGACTGGAGCGACCCGACGGAGCGGCCGTGGACCACTGGACCCCCGGCGCCCACCTCGACCTGCACCTCGGCGGTGGTCACATCCGGCAGTACTCCCTGTGCGGCGACCCCGACGACAAGACCGGCTACCGCGTCGCCGTACTGCACGAGAAGGCCGGCCGCGGCGGATCCCGTCGTGTCCACGAAATCATCCGCCCGGGCGACGTCGTCACCGTCAGCGCCCCGCGCAACAACTTCGAGCTGCTGCCCTCGCCGCGCTACGTCTTCCTCGCCGGCGGCATCGGCATCACCCCCATCCTCGCGATGGTCCGCGAAGCCGACCGCGCCGGTGTCGACTGGGAGCTGCACTACGGCGGCCGCTCGAAGGAGACGATGGCCTTCCTCGACGAACTCGCGCCCTACGGCGACCGGGTGCACCTCGTCGCCGAGGACGCCGACGGAATGCTCGACCTGCCATCGATCCTCGGCGATTCCCGGCCCGACACCCTCGTCTACGCCTGCGGGCCCGAAGGGTTGCTCACCGCCGTCGAGTCTTTCGCCGACCGCTGGCCGGCCGAGGCCATCCGGCTCGAACGGTTCAAGGCCAGGGAACGCGAGGCCGACGCTGCTGCCGACGCGTCGTTCACGGTGGTGTGCGAACGCTCCGGAATCTCCGCCACCGTCGCACCCGAGAAGACCGTCCTCGACACCCTCGAGGAAGCCGGTGTGGACGTACCGAACTCGTGCCGCGAAGGAATCTGCGGCACGTGCGAGACCCGCGTCCTGTGTGGGACTCCCGACCACCGCGACTCCCTGCTCTCGGCCGCCGAACAGGAGTCCGGCGCCACCATGATGATCTGTGTCTCCCGCGCCCGCTCCACCGAGCTGGTGCTGGATCTGTAG
- a CDS encoding recombinase-like helix-turn-helix domain-containing protein, which yields MDRYLVINQARTADPTPYEIKLAKAIEAVFGSGVHDLDGLVRGLNASGIHAPDAQEWTAQSFTAEMRRIGA from the coding sequence ATGGATCGGTACCTGGTGATCAATCAGGCCCGCACGGCCGACCCCACCCCCTACGAGATCAAACTCGCCAAGGCCATCGAAGCCGTCTTCGGATCCGGCGTCCACGACCTCGACGGACTCGTCCGCGGACTCAACGCCTCCGGTATCCACGCGCCCGACGCGCAGGAATGGACCGCCCAATCGTTCACCGCCGAGATGCGCCGGATCGGAGCCTGA
- a CDS encoding aromatic ring-hydroxylating oxygenase subunit alpha: MVNRLHRNLTADEIFATGMRNQWHAVCPSDFVERGSIRKLRRLGEDWVLYRGSDDTVRMLADRCPHRGAPLSQGVHLGDRIACKYHGVEVDGTGTVAKVPGMPGCNLEGKKLVTSLPVREVGGAILAWFGTDPDVEPAPLDLPDPLVDEDVSAFLCYAEWEAPWRFALENLLDPMHGAFLHHESHSMFGGETSARFRIRETDRGFFFEKTDQRGVNFDWVEYCRTGVDWVDLEIPYPPTAGPGGPFGIVGMGTPIDAETTAVFFWRYRRVQGWERDVWRFLYRTVLEERHWEVLEQDRIMLEGMAPDADQAENLYQHDLGVMRLRRLYRSRADELAKEMAG; the protein is encoded by the coding sequence ATGGTCAATCGACTGCACCGCAACCTGACCGCCGACGAGATCTTCGCGACCGGCATGCGCAACCAGTGGCACGCCGTGTGCCCTTCGGACTTCGTGGAACGCGGCAGCATCCGCAAGCTGCGCCGGCTGGGGGAGGACTGGGTCCTCTACCGTGGCTCCGACGACACCGTCCGCATGCTCGCAGACCGCTGCCCGCACCGCGGCGCACCGCTCTCGCAGGGTGTGCACCTCGGCGACCGCATCGCCTGCAAATACCACGGCGTCGAGGTCGACGGCACCGGCACCGTCGCGAAGGTTCCGGGTATGCCCGGCTGCAACCTCGAAGGCAAGAAGCTGGTGACTTCCCTGCCCGTGCGCGAGGTGGGCGGCGCGATCCTCGCGTGGTTCGGCACCGACCCCGACGTCGAACCCGCACCGCTGGATCTTCCGGACCCGCTTGTGGACGAGGATGTCTCGGCCTTCCTCTGCTACGCCGAATGGGAAGCACCGTGGCGGTTCGCCCTCGAGAACCTCCTCGACCCCATGCACGGTGCGTTCCTGCACCACGAATCGCACTCGATGTTCGGCGGCGAGACCTCCGCGCGGTTCCGTATCCGCGAGACCGATCGCGGATTCTTCTTCGAGAAGACCGATCAGCGCGGCGTCAACTTCGACTGGGTCGAGTACTGCCGCACCGGCGTCGACTGGGTGGACCTCGAGATCCCGTATCCGCCCACGGCCGGCCCGGGCGGACCGTTCGGGATCGTCGGCATGGGCACCCCCATCGACGCCGAGACCACAGCGGTGTTCTTCTGGCGTTACCGCCGGGTGCAGGGCTGGGAACGCGACGTGTGGCGGTTCCTGTACCGCACGGTGCTCGAGGAACGTCACTGGGAGGTCCTCGAACAGGACCGCATCATGCTCGAGGGCATGGCCCCCGACGCAGATCAGGCCGAGAACCTCTACCAGCACGACCTCGGGGTGATGCGCCTGCGTCGCCTGTACCGTTCCCGCGCCGACGAACTCGCCAAGGAGATGGCCGGCTGA
- a CDS encoding MarR family winged helix-turn-helix transcriptional regulator yields the protein MGRDRVPDRDAVDDIVDQWAREWPGLDVTPLEVLGRLHRTYLRYQSAIGRVFDEYGINMASFDVLAALRRAGKPYRMTSGQLAESSLVTTGGITLRIDRLEKAGLVRRERDAEDRRIVYAELTPAGKKLIDEIAVAHFENETRMLAELPKNDQAELVQLLRKLEHSLVRHQGG from the coding sequence GTGGGGCGCGACAGGGTTCCCGACCGTGACGCCGTCGACGACATCGTCGACCAGTGGGCCCGCGAGTGGCCCGGACTGGACGTCACTCCCCTCGAGGTGCTGGGACGCCTTCACCGCACGTATCTGCGGTATCAGAGTGCGATCGGCCGAGTCTTCGACGAGTACGGCATCAACATGGCCTCGTTCGACGTCCTGGCCGCACTGCGCCGCGCCGGAAAGCCGTACCGCATGACCTCGGGTCAGCTCGCGGAGAGTTCACTGGTCACCACAGGTGGGATCACACTGCGCATCGACCGCCTCGAGAAGGCCGGACTGGTGCGGCGTGAACGCGACGCAGAGGATCGGCGCATCGTCTACGCCGAACTCACACCTGCCGGAAAGAAACTCATCGACGAGATCGCCGTCGCACACTTCGAGAACGAGACGCGCATGCTCGCCGAGCTGCCGAAGAACGATCAGGCCGAACTCGTGCAGTTGCTGCGCAAGCTCGAGCACTCGCTCGTCCGGCACCAGGGTGGCTGA
- a CDS encoding RidA family protein yields MSLTTVSAHHPYSPAFVAGDLVFVSGALSVDSEGVAVDGRDEALDAAIDRMTDRLAVVGGKLEDVAKLTYYVTDLSLREEANRQFERLFAEPRPARTFVEVSALPYGATVEIDAIATATR; encoded by the coding sequence ATGTCCTTGACCACCGTCAGCGCCCACCATCCCTACAGCCCCGCCTTCGTCGCCGGCGATCTCGTCTTCGTCTCCGGCGCCCTGTCCGTCGACTCCGAAGGCGTGGCGGTCGACGGACGCGACGAAGCCCTCGACGCCGCGATCGACCGCATGACCGACCGGCTCGCCGTGGTCGGCGGCAAACTGGAGGACGTCGCCAAGCTCACCTACTACGTCACCGACCTGTCGCTGCGCGAGGAGGCGAACCGCCAGTTCGAGCGACTGTTCGCCGAGCCGCGACCGGCCCGCACCTTCGTCGAGGTCAGCGCCCTGCCCTACGGTGCGACCGTCGAGATCGACGCGATCGCCACGGCGACGCGCTGA
- a CDS encoding alpha/beta fold hydrolase, which produces MTTVSANGVDLGVESFGDANAPLVLLVGGTTMLSWPDELCERLAAGGRRVVRYDLRDCGESTTKDPDVPGYTLRDLADDAAALVDALGGRPAHLAGIGVGGMVAQVAALDHPAAFRALTLVGTRSVAPGPCDRDLPDHDAATMKRMFALPMPEWADRTAVAEFAAARAAVLGDDPDAARAVAERIWDRTPNDQPSAHSADQLGMVFSRLDCTPRWRERLPEVGIPALVVHGRRDPFFPVGNGEAIAREIPGARLLVLDDAGTAVPVAAVDVIAEAMLALDR; this is translated from the coding sequence ATGACCACCGTCAGTGCCAACGGGGTCGATCTGGGCGTCGAGTCCTTCGGTGACGCGAACGCACCACTCGTCCTGCTCGTCGGGGGGACGACGATGCTCTCGTGGCCCGACGAACTGTGCGAGCGGCTCGCGGCGGGTGGGCGTCGTGTCGTGCGGTACGACCTGCGGGATTGCGGGGAGTCGACGACGAAGGACCCGGACGTGCCCGGCTACACCCTGCGCGACCTCGCCGACGATGCGGCAGCCCTCGTCGACGCGCTCGGCGGCAGGCCGGCGCATCTCGCGGGCATCGGTGTCGGCGGGATGGTCGCCCAGGTCGCTGCGCTCGACCATCCAGCCGCGTTCCGAGCCCTGACCCTGGTGGGGACGCGTTCGGTCGCACCGGGCCCGTGCGACCGCGACCTTCCCGATCACGACGCAGCGACGATGAAGCGCATGTTCGCACTTCCGATGCCCGAGTGGGCCGATCGCACGGCCGTGGCAGAGTTCGCCGCTGCCCGCGCAGCAGTCCTCGGCGACGATCCGGACGCCGCGCGCGCGGTCGCCGAGCGCATCTGGGACCGCACACCGAACGATCAACCGTCGGCCCACTCCGCTGATCAACTCGGAATGGTCTTCTCCAGGCTCGATTGCACGCCCCGCTGGCGGGAACGCTTGCCCGAGGTCGGCATCCCGGCCCTCGTCGTGCACGGTCGCCGGGATCCGTTCTTCCCCGTCGGCAACGGAGAAGCCATCGCACGCGAGATCCCGGGAGCGCGGTTGCTCGTCCTGGACGATGCCGGCACCGCGGTCCCTGTTGCGGCAGTCGACGTGATCGCCGAGGCGATGCTCGCGCTGGATCGTTAG
- a CDS encoding TIGR03668 family PPOX class F420-dependent oxidoreductase, with the protein MDVRRSVADARVARLATADGSGEPHLVPIMFALDGDVIHTCVDDKPKSTRRLRRLADIAENPRVCVLVDHYSDDWSQLWWVRIDGIATVHDADTAEGIAGIDALVRKYPQYQAKRPPGPVITIDRLRWRSWSA; encoded by the coding sequence ATGGATGTCCGTCGCAGTGTCGCCGATGCCCGAGTGGCCCGCCTCGCCACCGCCGACGGGTCCGGCGAGCCGCATCTCGTCCCGATCATGTTCGCCCTCGACGGCGACGTGATCCACACCTGCGTCGACGACAAGCCGAAATCCACCCGGCGCCTACGTCGCCTCGCCGACATCGCAGAGAACCCGCGGGTGTGCGTGCTCGTCGACCACTACAGCGACGACTGGTCGCAGCTGTGGTGGGTCCGCATCGACGGCATCGCCACGGTCCACGACGCGGACACTGCCGAGGGAATTGCGGGCATCGACGCACTCGTCCGCAAATACCCGCAGTACCAGGCGAAACGACCACCGGGACCGGTGATCACCATCGACAGGCTGCGCTGGCGGTCCTGGTCCGCGTGA
- the ligD gene encoding non-homologous end-joining DNA ligase, with product MPSTTTELSPMLATLGPPPTGNWAFEMKWDGQRTLATVTDGQCRLTSRTGNDITRSFPELPHPLTTATDGRDCIVDGEIVTLDAEGRPSFARLQRRMHVHRPTEELRAELPVLIYLFDVLALDGQSTTELSYLERRAVLDDLVVPGPRVQLSPYWTDVDAPTMLTVAREHGLEGIVAKDPDAPYLPGTRSDGWIKTPLRRNTEVVVVGWLPGSGKAAGGIGSLLLGAHDDEERLVFIGRVGTGFTAATRRELRSQLRPLERPTTPLAVAPPARETHGAHWVEPILVGEVEYREYAGGSLRHPSWRGLRTDKTVPEVDLPGRH from the coding sequence ATGCCCTCCACAACGACGGAACTGTCCCCGATGCTGGCGACCCTCGGTCCGCCGCCGACCGGGAACTGGGCGTTCGAGATGAAATGGGACGGCCAGCGCACCCTCGCCACGGTGACCGACGGACAGTGCCGGCTGACCAGCCGCACCGGCAACGACATCACCCGGAGCTTCCCCGAACTCCCCCACCCGCTCACCACTGCGACGGACGGCCGGGACTGCATCGTCGACGGCGAGATCGTCACGCTCGACGCCGAGGGGCGGCCGTCCTTCGCCCGGTTGCAGCGCCGCATGCACGTCCACCGCCCCACCGAGGAGCTACGTGCCGAGCTACCGGTCCTGATCTACCTGTTCGACGTCCTCGCTCTCGACGGACAGTCCACGACGGAGTTGTCCTATCTGGAGCGCCGGGCCGTCCTCGACGATCTGGTCGTCCCCGGACCGCGGGTTCAGCTGTCGCCCTACTGGACCGATGTCGACGCACCGACCATGCTCACGGTCGCGCGCGAACACGGCCTCGAAGGGATCGTCGCCAAGGACCCGGACGCACCGTATCTACCCGGGACCCGCAGCGACGGCTGGATCAAGACGCCGCTGCGTCGGAACACCGAGGTGGTCGTCGTCGGGTGGCTCCCCGGATCCGGCAAGGCTGCCGGCGGCATCGGTTCACTGCTGCTCGGCGCCCACGACGACGAGGAACGGTTGGTGTTCATCGGCCGGGTCGGGACGGGGTTCACCGCTGCGACCAGACGTGAGTTGCGATCGCAGCTGCGTCCCTTGGAGCGACCGACGACCCCGTTGGCAGTTGCGCCGCCGGCTCGGGAGACCCACGGAGCCCACTGGGTGGAACCCATCCTCGTCGGAGAGGTCGAGTACCGGGAGTACGCAGGCGGAAGCCTCCGGCATCCGAGCTGGCGAGGACTACGCACCGACAAGACGGTGCCGGAGGTCGATCTGCCCGGCCGCCACTGA